Below is a window of Haloterrigena alkaliphila DNA.
TCTGATCGCAGTCGCGCTGACGGTTCTCCCGACGCTTTACCGCGACTACCGGGCCGGCCATATCCACGGACTGACCCCGGCGTTCCTGCTTGCTCCCCTCGTCTACCCCGGCTTCGGTCTCGTGACGATCCGCTGTGCCTTCGAGTACCTCCTGAGCTGGGACGGCGAGTGGTATCAGGTCGAGAAGACGGGCGCGTGATTCGAACCGATCCGATTCGACCAGGGAGCGGGGCGCACGCTCCCCTCGAACCCCATCGACTCACGCCCGACGTTCCCGAAACCTTTTGCTTGATGCGGTCACCCTTCCTACTATGAAGGAGTCGTTACTGGAGATCCTCTGCTGTCCGCTGGACAAACACGAACTGGAACTCGAGGACGCCGACTACGAGGGCGACGACGAGGACGCCGAACTCATCGGTGGGGACCTCGTCTGTACCGAGTGTGGCGAACGGTACCCGATCGAAGACGGCATCCCGAACCTGCTCCCGCCGGATATGCGCGAGGAGACCCCGGCCTGAACGGCCAGATTCACCCGTGTCCCCGGAGGTCATCGTCCACGTCAACCGTGGATCCGCCGACTCGCTCGAGGCCGCAGTCGACACCGTCGAGACGCGCGGCTCGTTCGGCCTGCGCGTCCAGAGCCACGGCTCGCCCGCGCACGTCCACTGTCGTCTCGACGACGCGCTCGCGCGGATCGCGACGCTCGAGACGTCGAACTACTACGTCGAGGAGGATGGCGAAACGATCGTCCCGGTCCACGTCGCCGCCGAGCGAATCGACGATTCCATCGCGGGCGAACTCGAGATACTGACCGGCTACGGATCCGAATCGCTCTCGATCCCCGTGACGGTCGGCCCCGCACCGGACGGGGTCGACGTCGACGACTCGCTCGCCGACCCGCCCGCCGACCGGTCCGACCGGTCCGCTCTCGAGCGAGCGGTCGACGTCACCGCCCTCGAGCCGGCGTCGCTGGCGATCGGTGCACTCGGCGCGATCGCGGTCATGGTCGGTGTGCTGACGGCGACGGCGATCGGCGGTCCGGTCGCCGCTGCGGGACTGGCAGTCGTCGTTCTCGGCGTCGCCGTCGCGTTGTTGCTGTTGGCGTGGTGAGCGCGATCACTCGGCGGTGACGACCGTTCGGTACGGCGTCTTCTCGTACCGGCTCGGCGTTTCGAACGACGTCGGGCGGTCGATCTCCGGATCGCGATCGACGTGCCGGGCGAGTAGCTGGAGCAACATCCGAAAGTCCATCGTGATCGCTTCCCGTCCCGGGAGGGTATCCCAGGTGACGTTCTCCTCGCTGTACGACCCCGACTGAACTGTCTCCTCGACGATTTCTCGCTGGCTCATCGCCAGCCCGATCGTCTCGTAATCGAGCACCTCGATCGACGGGTCGGTATCGGCTGCGGACTCCTCGATCGGGCCCTCGATCTCGAGCGTGTACGTGAGGCCATTGTCTTCCCCAGCGAGTGCGGAACAGCCGGCTGCCAGCGGGAAGGTCGTCGACACTGTGGTCGTCAGGAACTCGCGGCGATTCACGTCTGCACTGTTCGAGTACCGGTACACCAAAATTGCGGCCGACGGCGCGCGACTGGTCCCCCGTCTGGGTCACGGGGACGGGCAGTGGTCATCCCGGTTCGGCTCTCGGGGGCCGCCCGGTCGTCGTCCCGTTCCCGCTCGCAGCGGTGATCAGTCGTCGACCCGCCTTCCCTCGAGGTCCCCCTCCTCGTCGAACCGCTTGGCCCGGAGGTAGCGTGCCCGGAAACGGTTCGCACCGTCGTTGACGTCCGCTTCGCGGATCTCGTCGGTTCGGCCCTCGGCGACCGCGTCGATCAGTTCCGCGAGCTGGTTGTACTCGCTGGTGGTCAACTCGAGTTCGTAGGTGTGCTCCGCCTCGGACTCGAGGATGGTCCACTTGCGGGCGGCGGCGACGACCAGCGAGCAGGGCTCCCGACAGGGAAACGGGCCGTCGCCGCCGTCGACGTCGAGGTCGTCGCCCGCCTCGTACTCCCACTCGCGTCGTCGCAGACACTGCGAGTCGACGCAGCAGGCCTCGGCCACCCACTCGACGGCCTCGCGGGGTAGCTCGTCGAGGACGTCGTAGATGCCGGTCTGGCGCTCGGCGGTCTCGACCCAGTGGTCGACGTCCAGTTCCCCGCGCCGTTCGCGGTGCCAGTTGGCGACCGTCGCGGGGTAGACGAACTCCACCGTCTCGACGAGTTCCGCGCCCGAGAGGCCGGTGAACGCCCACCCCGAGGGCAGCGTGGGCGCGGTCTTCAGCGGGCGGTACCGACCGTCCTCGTCGTACGTCGCGATCTCGCGGGCCTCGAGGGGATCGTCGTAGATCTCGAGGTCGGCGATGTCGCTGGCGGCGTCGTCGACGTGCCACAGGTCGTAGACGCGCTCGCCGGCGGGTTCGTCGACGTCGTCGCCGAGCCGGGCGGTGATGCACAGCTGGCCCCACTCACGGTCGATCCCCTCACGCAGGGCCTCGTAGCGCTCGGGAACGGGAAGCGGGTCGTCGACCGACGGATGGTCGGGATGGTCGGTGTCGGCGTCCGCCGGTTCGTCACCGTCTCCCTCGAGCTCGAGGGGCGCTCGTTCACACCACCGGAGGAACGCCCGCCGGGCGGTCCCCTCGCCGCCGACCGACCGCTGCCAGTAGCGCCAGTTCGTGACGTACGCCGCGAGCGGCTCGAGGGCGTCTCGGAGGTCGTCGGCTTCGAGGCCGGTCCACTCGTCGTCGGGCGTCTCGAGGGTGTAGCCGTCGCCGTCCGAGGCGCGATCGATCCGGAGCCCGTCGAACCCGACCGTCCCGTCGGCGTCGACGGCCTCGAGCAGCGCCTCGAAGTCGGCTGCCGGCAGCGTCGCCGTCACCCGTCAGTCCCCCATCTCCGCGCTCGGTTCGGGATCGGTCCCGCGGTCGCCGTCGCCCGTCGGAGCGACGCCCTCGCGGACCGCCTCGAGCGCGCCCCCGATATCGGCGCCGGCGTCGGCCGCTCGCTCGAGGACGACGTCGGCCATCAGCCCCTCCGTGCCGACGGCGCCGGCGTACCAGATGCGGTGGCCGTCGACCTCGCTGGGCACGTCCCAGCCCAGCCGGTAGTCCTCGGTCAGCCCCATGTCCTCGGGGATGTCCTCCTGGGTGTGGTAGCCGTCGGCGATGAACAGCGGGACGACGACGACATCGTCGCTGTCGAAGTAGTCGGTGACGTCGTCGACCTCCGGCTCCTCGTCCATGAACAGCGCCTTCGCCTCGTCGAAGCGGTCCCGCTCGCGGATGCGCTCGGTGTGGTACTCGATGGCCTTCGCGGAGTTCTCGTTGCGCTCGGTGCCGTGGCCGACGACCGCGAGGCCGACCCCCTCCCCCACGTCGGGATCGGCCGTGACCGACTCGGCGCGCTGGACGATCACGTCCGTCATCGCGTCGTGCGTCCCGACGGGGCCGCAGTAGTGGACGGTCTTGTTCGCGTCGCCGACCTCGAGGGTCACCTGCGAGGCGCTCGTGCCGTCGGAGTCCCACTTCTCGGGATTCCACTCCTCGAGGCGCAGTTCCCGCGGGATGACCTGCTCGGTGAAGTAGCCCTCGCTGATGAAGAGCGGGACGACGAACACCTCGTCGGACTCGAGGGTGCGGATCACCTCCCGGAAGTGCGGTTCCTCCTTCCAGAAGGCCTCCCGGACCTCGTCGAACGCGCCCGTCTCGCGGACGGTGTCCGCGTGGACGTAGGTGGGGTCAGAGGCGTCGGGATTCAGGTGTGAACCGTGCGCCGCGATGACCAGCGCTTGCATGGGCTTCCCTTCGGACGGAAGCGATTTATACTCTATGGAAAGGCGAATAGTCCTCCCCGAAACCCGAACCAGAGTTGTATAGTTGGGAAAACTCCTTTCAGAAAGAAGAACCTCGTTCGATGGGACCGCGGACGAGCGCTGGCGCGATCGATCACTCCGGAACGGTGACCGACGTTCGCGCCTCGCAGGACGCCTCCTGTGTTCGCAACTCGGCGGTGACGGTGTACTCGCCTGTCCGCGGCCGCTCCCACTCGGCCTCGTAGGTCGACGACCCGTCGGGTTCGAGGTCCTCCCGACTCAGCATCTGGGCGAACAGTCGGCCCTCCGTGTAGCGCCAGACCTCGCGGTCGCCGTCGCGGACGACGAACTCCGCCTTGCACGCGTCCGAAAACTGCAGTTCGACGGGTTCGGAGCCCGCGTTGGTGACGGTAAACGCGAACGAGACCGTTCTCGAGTCGCCGTCGGTCGGCCGCACGTCGGCTTCGAGCGCCCCCTCGAGTGTCATACGATCCGGTAGGGCGGAGGGTCGGATAGGTCTTCCCTCGCGTGACGGTTCGAGAGCGGTGACGACCGACTCGAGGCCGGGAGCGCTACGCCTATTTGCGCCCGGTCCCAAGCCGGAGGCGTGCAACTGGTCGGCTACGAACCGAGCGGCCGCGGGTCGATGCTGCTGGTCAGCGACGGCGACGCCGTCGACGCCCGCCCGCTCGAGTCCGGGGCCGACCTCGCCTACGCGCTCGGGGAGCGCCACTGCGCCGGAACGATCGACGAGGACGGCGACCACGTTTCGTGTGATCGACCGTCGGCCCCCTACTGCGAGTACCACACGAGTACGTGGGTCTGCGCCCGCTGTACGGGCACCTGCCTGAAGGACGAGATGGACTGCTACGAGGAACACGCCGTCTACATCGCCGCCTTCGCCCCGGACACGTTCAAGGTCGGCGTCACCAAGAGTCGCCGGCTCGAGACCCGCCTCCGGGAACAGGGCGCCGACCGCGCGGCCCACGTCCACACCGTCTCGAACGGCCGAATCGCCCGCGAACTCGAGGCCGAGATCGCCGAGCGGCTGGTCGATCGGGTCCGGACGCCGGCGAAGGTCGCCTCACTGGCCGCGACGATCGACGGTGCGGCGTGGGAGTCGGTTCTCGACGAATTCGACGTCATTCAGCGGTTCGAGTTCGACTACGGCCTCGGCCTCGAGGCCCAACCGGTCCGCGAGACCATCGCCTCGGGGACCGTCGTCGGCGTGAAGGGGCGGCTGCTGGTGCTCGAGACCGGCGGGACGACCTACGCCGTGGACATGCGCGATCTGGTGGGGTACGACGTCACGGCCGGCGAGACGAGTCGCAGCCTGCAGTCCTCGCTCGGGTCGTTCGGCTAGTCGAGTCGATTCGTCCAGTCTGCTCGAGTCGGTCGCTGTGGCCACTCTCGGTCTATTTCGCAGCGGAGTGGTCCGTTCGAGATGCGACGACGTCGACTATCATCGCGTTCGTTACGACTTCTGGCAATAGGGAATCGCCACGCCCTCCCCAACCGATTCGTTCGCTCCTTGGCTCACGGTGGTTCGAGAGAGCTTCGCTCTCTCGTCATCAAGCGAAATCGAAGATTTCGCGGACCTCGCGGAACTCCGTTCCGCTCAGTCACGAAACGCCGTCGGCGATTCGAACGACTCGCCGTTCGCCTTTCCGCGGCGCGTAGCGCCGCGCGTCCGTCGCTCACTCATCCCTCGCGCATTGTCATCGGCCGTCCTCGCGCTCGCTCGGACGGCCGACAGCGCGCGCCACCGCACGCCGAATCGTCGGTCCGGAGTGGCGGACTCGAAGACGTGACTAGTACGTCAGTTTCAGGTCGCCGGTGTCGCCCCAGCGCTCGAGTCGATCCTCGCCGACCCCGTACTCGATGCTGTAGTCGCGCTCGACGGTCCAGCCCTCGTCGCCGAGGTGGTCGGCGACCGCCCGGGCCGCGTCGCCGTAGTGGTCGCCCCGGTGAAAGTGCGAGGAACTGGGGTCGAAGACGTCCAGGTGGGCGTGGATCGCCACCCGGTCGTCGTCGACGTCCCAGACGTGAACGTGGGTCCACTCGTCGCCCAGTCGCGGTCGCCGCACCGAGTAGTCCGGCGGAACGAGTCGCTCGCGCTCGCGGTCCCACGCCCGCGCGGTCGCGTCGGGGAACACGCGCGTCCACTCGAGGTTCGAGAAGCCAGCGAAGGCGTCCTCGACCGTCGCCAGCGCCGCGCCGTCGCTCGAGTCGCGCGCGTGGACGTTGATCGGAAGGACGGGGTTCCACTCCCCGTCGCCGTCGGGCTTGTAGAGACAGCGCGGATAGTCGCCCTCGCGGTCGGCGTCGACGACGGCCTCGGCGGGCGACTCCTGTGCCCCCGCGAGGCCCGCGCTC
It encodes the following:
- a CDS encoding DUF2797 domain-containing protein; protein product: MQLVGYEPSGRGSMLLVSDGDAVDARPLESGADLAYALGERHCAGTIDEDGDHVSCDRPSAPYCEYHTSTWVCARCTGTCLKDEMDCYEEHAVYIAAFAPDTFKVGVTKSRRLETRLREQGADRAAHVHTVSNGRIARELEAEIAERLVDRVRTPAKVASLAATIDGAAWESVLDEFDVIQRFEFDYGLGLEAQPVRETIASGTVVGVKGRLLVLETGGTTYAVDMRDLVGYDVTAGETSRSLQSSLGSFG
- a CDS encoding BsuPI-related putative proteinase inhibitor codes for the protein MTLEGALEADVRPTDGDSRTVSFAFTVTNAGSEPVELQFSDACKAEFVVRDGDREVWRYTEGRLFAQMLSREDLEPDGSSTYEAEWERPRTGEYTVTAELRTQEASCEARTSVTVPE
- a CDS encoding methytransferase partner Trm112 — its product is MKESLLEILCCPLDKHELELEDADYEGDDEDAELIGGDLVCTECGERYPIEDGIPNLLPPDMREETPA
- a CDS encoding CbiX/SirB N-terminal domain-containing protein, which translates into the protein MQALVIAAHGSHLNPDASDPTYVHADTVRETGAFDEVREAFWKEEPHFREVIRTLESDEVFVVPLFISEGYFTEQVIPRELRLEEWNPEKWDSDGTSASQVTLEVGDANKTVHYCGPVGTHDAMTDVIVQRAESVTADPDVGEGVGLAVVGHGTERNENSAKAIEYHTERIRERDRFDEAKALFMDEEPEVDDVTDYFDSDDVVVVPLFIADGYHTQEDIPEDMGLTEDYRLGWDVPSEVDGHRIWYAGAVGTEGLMADVVLERAADAGADIGGALEAVREGVAPTGDGDRGTDPEPSAEMGD
- a CDS encoding DR2241 family protein, with the translated sequence MTATLPAADFEALLEAVDADGTVGFDGLRIDRASDGDGYTLETPDDEWTGLEADDLRDALEPLAAYVTNWRYWQRSVGGEGTARRAFLRWCERAPLELEGDGDEPADADTDHPDHPSVDDPLPVPERYEALREGIDREWGQLCITARLGDDVDEPAGERVYDLWHVDDAASDIADLEIYDDPLEAREIATYDEDGRYRPLKTAPTLPSGWAFTGLSGAELVETVEFVYPATVANWHRERRGELDVDHWVETAERQTGIYDVLDELPREAVEWVAEACCVDSQCLRRREWEYEAGDDLDVDGGDGPFPCREPCSLVVAAARKWTILESEAEHTYELELTTSEYNQLAELIDAVAEGRTDEIREADVNDGANRFRARYLRAKRFDEEGDLEGRRVDD
- a CDS encoding DUF7524 family protein, with the protein product MSPEVIVHVNRGSADSLEAAVDTVETRGSFGLRVQSHGSPAHVHCRLDDALARIATLETSNYYVEEDGETIVPVHVAAERIDDSIAGELEILTGYGSESLSIPVTVGPAPDGVDVDDSLADPPADRSDRSALERAVDVTALEPASLAIGALGAIAVMVGVLTATAIGGPVAAAGLAVVVLGVAVALLLLAW